Below is a window of Camelina sativa cultivar DH55 chromosome 11, Cs, whole genome shotgun sequence DNA.
TAAAGTCATTGAAGTTTCCGGCAAATACGAGTAGGCCACGTGTATGAACAGGGAGAGTATGTCGTTTCTCACCTGACACCGCCATACTCTCTTCTCCCTCGCTGCTTCACTTTGCTATATAGCTTCATAAGACCTCCCAAAACACTAAagaccagagagagagagtaagagagatctcaaaaatcaaaaacaaaaaccgaaAGACTCCGAGTTCTTCAGCCGCCCTAACAATGCCGATCTTGTACATTGCTCCGGCGCCTCAATTGCCTCGAGGTATCGATCTTTAACACATCAAGATTCTCATTTTCATCatctcttaaaaaaaatctttgatctGTATATAGACcgatacgtttttttttttttttgtgtatgtgtgtgtagaATGGTTTTACGCAACAAACAATCCATACCAAGTGAGCGGACCAAAAGGGTTTACTGAGTTCAAGTACATGGAAGAGACCCATGATCTGTACGTGAGGCTTGATTTCCCAGGAATCACTAAAGAGAGCGTCTTGATCCTTCTCGAACCATCGAGGAAAGCTGTTGTCGTGATCGGAAACACACCGAAAGAGAGCAAACACGACTCTTCTCACCGCAAGTACGGAACCGCCACGGGACTCATCTGTGACTGCTGTGTTATCAGTAACATCCAGTGTTTTGTTGGTGATGGTGTCGTTAGACTCATCCTCTCCAAGAAGGAGATCAATCTTCATGTTCCTACCTTCTGTTCCTGTAAGTTCAATAGCCTTcaaatgcttctctttcttaCGTTTTTGGTAACACAAAAATCTGACGTTACGTTTATGTTTTGGTATTGATTTAGTCGGAGGTGCAAGGATGCCTACTGATGTACCTGGTAATGTCTCTAGCTACctgtttaatatttttgattataatttgttCTTAATTATATGTCATTATGATATATCGTTTGATTATTaatcttatgtttgttttgtgacttttaATTTGGGCAGCTAACATCATTCGTGGATACAACCCAGAAggtatgttttgtttctattgttttcttgttaataGATCAGAGATGATATGTCTTAATCGTCGATCTTTTGAGCTTCTTTTAGAAATCTTGACTGCTTTTATTTAGTATCGTATCTGACATTTTTTCATGGGTTTGTGTTGATTCCAATATTGTTGCAGTCACAGGTGGCCATCCTCTTGGTATGTACCATTAATATAACATTGAAGTTTGACTATACCTTTTTCACCatccttttcttttatatatctttgacttgttttaaaaaaaatatataaaaaataataataaatcctctcttattttgtttgtgaATCTTGCAGCTCATCTCCGTGGACTTAACCCAGAAGGTacatttgatttgatatttttatcatatactCAGTTATGATAAATTAGCCTAAAGACAACTTCATAAACCTATAAATGTggttggttaattaattaacttcATTATATGTTTTATTGTTCAGGTTGCCGTGGAACTGACCCTTTTGGTATGAACTTTATATCTCTCCATTGTGACATAATCATAGTTTCCAgtagtattaattttattagagtAGGTATAACTGTATAAGTAATCGTATACAACATATATGACTTAATATAATATGATCCTCGTATAGTAAGTCGTATAAATCAATTGCACTATACTCAGGCTGACTATACTAAAACAAAAGACTTATGTAGAGAGAGGCTTATTTGATACatatttttgttgtgtgttaCATTAATGGACAGATCCGGCGTTCATGGGTCCGACCATACTACCACACCCGTCAGTGTTGGAGGGATCCACGAGTGCTTACGAGTCAAAGCAGCTCTCAAACGGTGGTCTCTTTCTCCGTATTGACATGCCTGGTGTCCCCAGAGACAGCTTCATGGTGGCAGTGGACGGCGACGATGTTGTCAACGTCATTGGACGAGCTCCTGCGACCATGCACGACTCAAGTGGGCGTAATTACGTAGGCAAGGTCGCCATTGTCCCTAGAGGTTATGACCCCCATCGGATCAAGATAATCGCCAAGCTTGGTGTCATCCGTCTCATTATCCCTCCCTACTAATTAAAATTCATCGCATCTTACTTAATTACTTGATTAGATCATGCTTTTGGAATTTATTATCTTGTTTCAAACAATAtctgtttgtgttttcttttgaaTTCCCCAATATTTCAACAGACAACAGCACTCATTAATTAGTACTTTAGTAGTAGTATATATGGCTTTAATATGTACGTAAGACGACGTTTAATTATGATAATATTCACTCGTATGTTTATGCCTGTTATGATACATTTTTAAATCTTTGTCTGATGCATATGGTTAAAATACTGCTGGTACATAGATAAACCTTTAATTTGGACTGAgaaatttttatgtttaaggAACTACggcttagcaaaaaaaaaagaaaaaaaaattactaatttcactGTTATGTGGGTATATAATTAtagcttttgtttttatattattaattttttatgcTAAGTAAATTTTAactgataaaagaaaaatcaattaatccGCTCCCATACACtgttactttaaaatttaaatacgATATAgtcaatttttgtttggatagaCCTTTTTGATCATGATATATATAGCTAGTATACAATAAGAGTTATCTTATTATTATAGATAAGGCTTAGTGATGAACCATATTCGCGTTTATATATAGCATAACATTATGATTGATCGTTCATATATCGTAGACAATGCAATAGTGCCtttccccaattttttttttattattatttttttccataagATATGTAGTAACTTTCTTAGGgaaaaatcttatataacaagaaaaggtttttttaaactttgtttgaGATGATGACATCTGGCGTTTTATATAGCTGACATAtgttcttatattatttttaatttagaatttattaTACACAAATGTTTAAGAtctatttctaattaaatatgaTCATAATTGTCAACTTAATTCcttagtaattaaaaaatttgcctaacaaacaaacaaatgaaatctGAACTTGCAGCCCTTATGTTTCTCTGTCTCCCATACGGTATTTAAATTGAAGCtcgaatttagttttagttttgcattctGCTTTTGAAAACGTAACGTATTGCCATCAAAGTAAaataagtaatttgataattgctttcttatttatttctaattaaatattagtaatctattttccataaaattatacaatataattcaatctctgattatttttattattattataatctaTTTCCCTCACTACTAGGAATCAACACCCCACACACTaactacaattttaaaaatagtaaaaccttaaaaaattGCTCTCTACTCTACTTTAAAGTCACTCTCTAACGATGACCACCAGTAAAAATAGGATTGTTTTAGGGAAGCTCCATACTTTAGAAGAAACAATCTTTTACTCAGCTTTAAATGTCTTTTTCTAgacaaaaatgtaaatcaacTACCTAATCCACACCACACactgtatattaaaaatttccactctaactaattttttttcttgctttcatGCATGCAACTCGCCTATCTAAGTTCGAAGATCTGTTGATTCGGGAAAAGCAGTATCTCTCTTTGAGAAAAATTTGCCATTGAAACACATGCCAAACTTCTTACACTCTAGGCagactatttatatttgaatgcaACATCATCAACccacatatatttttaactCCAACAATTCTGCTAAAggtattatatttcatatacatCTGGTTaattctgtatttgttttttccccATTCTCccacatgtaatatatattgcttccaattaaatcaatttttgtctTAATTTTCACATCAATTTTTCCTAATATTCTTacaataattttctaaaatgaacaacaatcttatagtctttaatattttccctAGTAACTATTTCAAGGCAAGTAATGTCCCGTCAATTTTAGTTGACAACATTTATTTAGACCCAAAAGATTTGTACGTGATTAACCAAATAGAGACTTACGTTAGACAACAAGGATGGAGGCCATGTAATAtgaccaatttttattttatttttactactattacttaaaacaaatttttaaggaacaatttgtttttggtgtaaagCAAAAGTGGTTGAAGTTGTGTATTGTGCAATGGGTGGCATTACATTGTTGAACCATCACATGTCACATTTTCCTCCATCCGAAGCTGTGGGAATACTCCGGTGTGTTGTTTTCAGTGAGTCCGGAGTGTGGCAATCCATTGTTTCATAGttcttttcatatgttttttattttattttgtgtacgTACTAACTATTTGAAGGTATTATTCAAACTGAAGAAACAACGTTCTGCcagatattaaaataaaaaacatatgtaatttaaattttgttgttcaaaaaaaaagaaaatgtaattcatatttaattttaaattttagttttgccTTCACTCACTCAACaggaaaaacaaagatgaaggtGATTTTGCCCTTATCAATGTCGAAGAAAGAACTCCCCAAAAGGTGATTATCTCTAAGACAATATCTCTTCTAAAGTTAGGAACTTCCCGATAATGGATGAACCGAACAACGATACTATTGTTACCggtgttttgttgttcgttggagattgaatcgaagatagaatagaaaataaatgttttagttttcacaatagtctgaaagaggatgtgtttgtatggtaataggttgtttttagaaaactaaactttataaaatgtttgagcctttaagaaggagaagggattgaaatcaaatattaatgatcataaattcgcaagtatttcaaaataataatttttaaaatgagaagtaatataaacaaaattgaaaattgaggaaaatagtgggtataaggcaatgcataaaatgatggtattatttcaaatcaaaacataactgattatgttcataatttattctgaaattcctaatatgaaaacttctaaattttatgtaattcaaaaataccaaaacgtTTGAAATAATTACTGAGAATCGAACTAAAAATTATAGATAGATCAAAACCATATCATAATCTTACGTAATTTTCCAGAAAGtaagctcaaaattttaattttatataaacaattttttaaaaaatataaactaatttacttaaataatacctACCTaccatcttacttaaatttgattccGTTTGTGCCTGTGAAAATTATAGAAGATTCAAACACATaaattaaacccaagaattcaaacctataaatttaattaaatgttgGTAAATCATCTAGAGGGGATGTGTTAGAGACTTAATCAAATTTAAGTTCCAAGATGAAACCAATCACAGACTGATATAAGGTGGCTTTAGATTTTTGGGGGTTGCATATGTTTCTAATTAAAGAATGAAGGATATGTagatggggttttttttttttggttttttgggcctgtagttaattaggtctaaactatagttaattaggtccaaacaaaaaaatacaggtGTCAGAAATATAGTAAGCCAAAtgtcatctccttagcaaaagttgagaaaaaccttttcatttttttttattagttagagaggaagtttttaatatacagtAGGTGAGATAGGTGTGGTGTGGATTAAAACCACCACCCCACACACTAACTAggcttttaaaaatgttacaaccTAAAAAACCTGCTATTTACTATACTCTTGAGttactttcttatttatttccaattaatattagtaatctgttttccataaaattataattcaatagaattcaatttctgattaattttattattattataatttctctTCCTCAATCTACTGGGAATCAACATCCCCACCCCACACACTAACTacgcttttaaaaatgttacaaccTAAAAAATTGCTCTATACTCTACTCTAGAGTTCCTCTCTAACTATGACCACCGgtaaaaatatgattgtttttgggAAGCTCCATACTTTAGAAGAAACAATCTCTTACTCAGCTTTAAATGTCTCTTTCTAGACGAAAATGTAAATCAACTACCTAATCCACACCATACCTATCTCATCTactgtatattaaaaacttcctctctatcaaaatatttattcaCTAAGTAAATAAAAGCCACTAAATGGGGTTTGATTGGGTTTTAACATTACTGGTCTAATGTTGACaggaaatacaacaacaaaagtaaaacaacttCTGATGTTGGGAGAAACCAGCAGGCAAAGGGAAGAAAATCACTTGTTGTTTCATCTGCAAAGGAAAGACTTATACAAGCCACATAAAAAGAAGACaatacaaatttcaaatttcaccgTATATGTATTACAAATTAATAGCATCCCAAAACAACACATTCTAATTGTAGAATAGAgagatattttaatcttttctaCATTTCGTTATTTAATAAAGTAAACAAGACTAATTAAACATCAAGGTTTGCTTTTAGTAATGGTGTGACACcccagtttcagagacttgtggaaaggtttaaaagacttgatttggccacctatgtcaccaaagtgcacttatttttttggtcaagggtcctgagagaactccacagttaagcgtgcttatgctggagtagtctcaggatgagtgaccttccggaaagtgattgtagggatggtaacaagtctttaaagcctctcagATGTAGCAAACCAGCCGTCATATATGGATGGGCTCATGAGCCTAATGAGaagacgtgaggcccattaaggatgGTGGGCCCATGGAATGGGATTGGAcgtggggcccactaagaggtggcgttCGGGCCGTTACAAgaggtatcagagccgaacccagataAGTGTAGAGTCGAGGGTGACGGTTTTGATgagcaacgaggacgttgcgatctgttagtaggggtgaattgtgacaccccggtttcagcgactagcggagaggtttaaaaaaattgatttggccacctatgtcactaaagtgagcttatcttttcggtcaagggtcctgagagaactccacaattAAGCGTGCTTATGGTGGAGTAGTGTGAGGATAGGTGActttccgggaagtgactgtcggaactgtgcgagtgaggataaaacacaaaaaaaagatcatgtggttatttgtagggacggtaacaagtctttaaagccgaCGAATATGAATGGGTTCACAGATCTAATGAGaagacgtgaggcccattaaaaaaAGTGGACCTATAGACTGGATTGGACATGAggtccactaagaggtggcagtCGGGATGTTACAACTAAAATATCTGTTGgagttttttttcaataattcaatatatGGGATTtgattgtaaaacaaaaataaaaataaattcatggGTGGTTGTAGCACGGAAGCACGGAGTAACctctaataaaataataaacttaactatacatacatacacCCATTGTTTATCTGCACGTAGACTGAGACCAAAATACCCACTAAAGACAACCGCAAAAggaataaattataaaaatgtaaattattgcATCACGCTTCCCAAATTTTATCCTCTAAATAAAGTTTATTTGACAGGTTGCTTCTAACTTTATCCAAAGTTCAAGGACGTAGCAGAAATTTTGGTCCATCTTTGATCGATGTACAATAACCATAAATAAGaccattattattaatttactttATACTAAGTGTACATTAAACATATATTAGTcaagtgtttcttcttcttatgtcaGTGAAGATTAGTGGTATAGGATTATATTATAATCATGTGACACACTAAACTCTGATCGATATTTAATTGAACAACTGTGGTATATATTGTGTACATTATATTGTTGCAAATTGCAAATTACCGCTCATGACcaacttgtttgttttttgtttttttttgtctgtcgTCGTCTTATTAAAGAAACTTTACCTTTCACAGTATACGGACCATATATGTTATTGAAAACGAaacattttaatgattttgttttgttttgttttttttttttgttttttgaatatacTGAAATcagtcaaaataaaataaaatgataaattgaaaattttggcaAATACGATTAAGACACGCGTGTaggaatagagagagagagtttgtcgTTTATCACCTGGCCCCACCCCgtacccctctctctctcacaaagcTTCATTTAGCTTCTTCGCCTTCTTTTAAAACCTccaaaaaccctagaaagaccagagagagagagagagagatgagagggAAGAAAGACAGATCtcaataagcaaaaaaaaaacccctaaaaaGATCTTCAGCCGCCGTAACCATGCCGATCTTGTACATGCTTCCGATGCCTCAATCTCTTCAAAGTATGGATCTTTAAAACATAACagattctcatttttttcatcgtttctttaataataatgaaatcTTTGATCTTTTGTCGACTGATacgtttctatttctgtttttggCGTTTGTTTGTGTGGTGTGTAGAGGGGTATTACGCATCGAACAATCCATACCAAGCGAGCGGACCAAAAGGGTTCATTGAGTTCAAGTACTTGAAAGAGACCCCTGATCTGTACGTGAAGCTTGATTTCCCAGGAGTCAAGGAAGATACTGTTCTCGTCCGTCTCGTACCGTCGGAGAAAACTGTTGTCGTCACCGGAGATGCACCGAAGGAGAGCCCACACGATTCTTCTCACCGCAAGTACGGTACCGCCACGGGACTCATCTGTGACTGCTGCGTTATCAGTAAGTTCCAGGCTTTTGTCGAAAACGGTGTCGTTAGACTCATCCTCACCAAGAAGAAGACCGATCTTCATGGTTTTGCCTTCTGTACCTGTAAGTGATCTTCATTACTCTCTTCAAAttgtgtcttttgtttttggtgaaatTACTCATCCTCacaaacattaatttttgttttggtatttgttaattttttagttagagGTGCAAAGATGCCTACTGATATTCATTCCCTTGGTATGTAATGTCTCctttataactttaaaaatcttttgattattttctgaTCATACTTGTCATTATCGATCTCTATCGTTTGTTTTATTCATGTGATGTATGTTTTATCTTTCATATGATGACTTTTGGCAGCTTCCATCAGTCGTGACTATAATCCAGAAGGTATAATTCCTATTCTTTTCTGGTTAATAGATATCAGAGAAGATGTCTTTATCATTTGAGAGCCTCTTTAACTAGAAATGAG
It encodes the following:
- the LOC104723453 gene encoding putative 57 kDa heat shock protein codes for the protein MPILYMLPMPQSLQKGYYASNNPYQASGPKGFIEFKYLKETPDLYVKLDFPGVKEDTVLVRLVPSEKTVVVTGDAPKESPHDSSHRKYGTATGLICDCCVISKFQAFVENGVVRLILTKKKTDLHGFAFCTFRGAKMPTDIHSLASISRDYNPEDADGHPSGADHRRGLDPEGSGGTDPLDPAHAGWNILPHPSVLGGSKSTVEPKQLPNGGLFIRIDMPGVPANSVAVVIDGDSVVTVIGRAPATMHDSCGRNYLGKVALVPRGYDGRRIEINAKLGVVRLVIPP
- the LOC109125164 gene encoding putative 57 kDa heat shock protein — encoded protein: MPILYIAPAPQLPREWFYATNNPYQVSGPKGFTEFKYMEETHDLYVRLDFPGITKESVLILLEPSRKAVVVIGNTPKESKHDSSHRKYGTATGLICDCCVISNIQCFVGDGVVRLILSKKEINLHVPTFCSFGGARMPTDVPANIIRGYNPEVTGGHPLAHLRGLNPEGCRGTDPFDPAFMGPTILPHPSVLEGSTSAYESKQLSNGGLFLRIDMPGVPRDSFMVAVDGDDVVNVIGRAPATMHDSSGRNYVGKVAIVPRGYDPHRIKIIAKLGVIRLIIPPY